GCGTGCTGGCCGGAGTCAGCTCGCGATCAAAGATTTCCTCGTCAGTGAGACGCTTGTGAGGCGGGGCGGCCTCGTCCGTATTTTGTGCCCGTACCCGCACCGCAGCTATGTCACTCTTGCGTGTCTTCGAGGTCGTCTTCCCCGCTCCGTAGGCATCTGTTGATGAGCCAATCATCCCGCTGACAATCGCCCAAGGCAAAACACAAGTGAATCCTGGAAAACGAATCCTCTTCATCAACGTCACTCCCTTTTATTCTGATCGGCCGGTCAGTCGGCTCTGCAATTTCGAACTGTTGGTGATTCGCATTGATCGATGTACGTCTGAGATCCGTCTCGGACGTACATCGATCAAACAGTTGGCCTGGATCTCCGATTTTCAGGTCGACCTACCGTGTACCACTCACAGTCTTGATGGTCGTTTCCGATGTCCTCAGCACGAATCTCTGCGGGTTGTTCTGGAACGTTTCCCAATTTTCCTTCGTGACGAATAAGTAGAACTGGTCGTTGTGCTCCCGAAGGATCTGGCCGTCCGCCATCTGCCGCCCGTTCAACCATTCGACCGGATCGAGCCCCCCATATGCCGGCGCATAGCATTTCGGATTCTCATCAAACGAGGCCTTTGCCTGAGCACTCGAGAAATAGTACGTTCGATCTTCAAAGGTCGACGAGAACCGCGGATCTGTCGGCATTACCTGGCGAGCCTTGAGCGCCACGATACACCTGCCCCGAAGGCCCGGAACAATCGGCGCCGTCACCGATTCAGGGGTGGCCTTTAAGAGTGGGATTGCGACCGCGGAACTCTGGATCAACTGTGATGTCGCCACTTGACCTTCAGCCGCTCTCGGCGACTGGCGTGGAATTGAGGTCGTTTTGTCGGGGGTGACTTCGTTCTCGTTGGACGGTTCGACTTCGCCGCTCTCCTTGGTCCGATTCTCATCTTGGGTCCCGTCCACTGGCGCGGGATCGACGGGCGGCAATGCGTATCCATCAGAGTACGACTTGAAGAGGCACATCCCTTCACTCGCCGCCTCACGCACTCGTTCCGAGGGCTCAATCCAACAACATTCGTCGTCTTTCTCAGACGCCACTTTCGCCAATGCCTTCATGACTTTCTCGTTGGCACATCCGCGGCAGCAGTCATATCGCTGTTCCTCGGACTCGCGATCGCGATACGCCTTTCGTGCCTGCTTTTTCGCCGGCCCTTTGGCTTCTCGAATCAACTGCTTCTCACCATTTTTGGCATGCCGTTCGGTCGCGCGAACAATCTGCTTGCGATTCGAACACGTCTCACATTCGCAGGCCGTGTTGATGTTGCAGCAACCGCGAGTCAGCATGTTTCGCAGCGCCATCACGGCTTCATACCGCACGATCTCGGAAGGATCTTCCAACATCGTTGCAATCAGCATGTCCTGTGCCTGTGGATAGGTCACACAATCGAGTGTTCCCAGGTAACGCACGGCTTTGACACGATTTGGAACGTCAAGTTGAACCGCACGGATCCCGGCGGCCATCCCTTTCAATGAATCGGGAGGCGCCGCTGTGAACGGTGGCTTCAGCAGCGGATCGGTGATCCGAATTTTCTTCGCCAACGCCATCGGACTCGCAGTCAGCCAGTCACACAGTGTCGGCTTAATGTCAGGACTAGTGAACGCCGGCGCAGGAGGAACGGGTGCTCCATCTGCTGCAGTAATTGAACTGGATCCGGACAAAATCTGAAGGCCAACGGCCACACAGGCGATCGGCAAATTCGTTCCACGGGGAAAAATCGGCATTCAGCGGGCCTCCTTGCTCAAGAATGCATATCCACGTGTACATAATCGGACTGCCTTGTTCAGTCATCTCAGACACTTTAGTATGACCAGCAGAGTTATCGCTGGCGTTACAGATTACCGATTCGTAATGAATCATCGGCAGATTCAGCGGGTTGTAACTGCATAATTACGGCGGATTTGGCTGCACGAACGACCGATTGCCTCCAAACCAAAAGGAAGTTCTGAACTCGCGTATATAACAACCTCACTTCGCGAAGTATCCTCAAGAGAAGAAAACTGAACAAAAGCCACTAACTCAAGCAACTTCTGAGATCTCCTGACGATCATTCAAAGCCCGTCTTCGATTGCGATCCAGTCAGGACGAAGGTGAGGCACTGCGATGCCGAGCCTCGACTCACTCGAACCCGAAAAACGGAATCATGCGTTGCAACGATAGACTGTTGGAGCATCAAACCCCAATCGACCCGTCGATGAACTTGCCACACACCGTCGAGCAGGCTTGCGGGCAATGCACGAGGCGCTGTCAGCGTCGCATGGCTCTGCCGCTCGTGATCGCTTTCCTGCTGAGCGCACTTGCGTCGTTCGAATTGTTCGCGGATGAATCGCTTCTGCCCCCAGCCGGTGGTGCTCCGGTCCTGCGTCTGGAAACGAATGGGCCTCGAAGTCACGTCAACGCGCTCGAATTCTCTCCCGATGGCAAACGGCTCTATTCAGTTGGCTGGGACAAGGCCGTTCAAATCTGGGACCAGAACGACGTCGGAAAATTTCAATATAACCCCAAGGCCACTCTGCGGACTCCCATCGGGCCCGGGATTCATGGGCAGTTGTTTACACTCGCCACGACCGAGGATGGCCGGTGGCTGGCAACCGCAGGAGTGGGGCTGGTGCGAGAACTTGCCGGCGAACGGGAATCTGGATGGATTCAACCTGCGGGCAATCTGAGCCTCGAATCACAATTGGACTACGGCCTGATCTATGTCTTCGACACTCTGACGGGAACGACAAAACTGTTGCGAGGGCACCGTGGGAATGTATGGTCGCTGGCATTCGCCCATGGCCGTCCGCCAGCGGCACCAAGCCTGGTCTCCATCGCAGAGGATCGCACGGATGACCTGACCAAGTTCGTGCCCACGGTGCGACTCTGGGATGTCGTGACCTCGTCCGAAATCACCCAACTCAAAGCGGTGCCGAACCTCGAAGGGAAGGCCTGGGGCCCCCTTCCAAACCTCGATGGAGCACAGCCGGGGCTGACGGCATGGACCACGGGCCCTGACCGCAACGAGGCTCGTGTCGCACTCGCATGGGGCGACAACCAGTTTCGAGTCTGGGATACCAAGTCTGGTCAGGTGTCGGTCATTCAGGCGTCAAAATCGACCTGGACAGTTTTGCCACTGGACCGCAAACGAGAACGAATCCTGACGGGCGGAAATTCGCAACTCGGGGTATGGCAACTCGCCAATACACCAGCAGGCCATCTGGCGGCATTAAGCAGTACTCAATTTCAAGATTCACAAATCGAATCCTTACGTGGACAACGGATGGATGGAAACGTGAGTGCCGCCGCATTGATTCCTTCGACGAACACACAACCAGCCCGCGCCGCATTCGTCGTGACACGATTCGACACGATTCCCTATTCCTATCGCCTACTGATTGCGACCACGGATTCTCCCATTCAGGCGATTCGAGAAATCGAACTTCCCTGGACAGGAATCAGACGCCCGTCGATTGCCGTATCTCGGGATGGCCGGTCACTGGCCCTTGCCGGACACGAGCGAGCGGAAATCGAGGTCTATGCCACGGAGGATTTGATCGGCGGCAAGCCCCTCAATCCACAGCGTCTCGGAAGCGAAGCTCTGCGATTCCAGGATGCCCAGTTTGTCCGATGCGACGATCGATGGGGTTTGCGATTGAGCCAGTCTCGTCGGGGCGACGCCGAAAGTCCCAATACCAATCCCATGATCTTTGACATCAATCATCGAGACATCCAATCTCCAAATGCACAATGGCGCGTTGCCAATGTCACGAAGTCTGGCTGGTCTGTCGTGGACTATAGGACACCGGGCAAGGTCATCGTCAATCGCCCCGACGATTCCAAGAATCTTGAATTGTCATTGGATGATCAATTCGCTTTGACTGCGATTGCCTTCTGCCCCAAGCCATTTGGTTGCCCGGTTCCTCTACTTGCCATTGCGTCTCAACGGCAAGGCGAATCGCGTTTGCAATTGTTCAATGGGGCCACTGGAGAGCATGTCCGCCAATTCACCGGGCACACAGAAGTCATTCGATCGTTGTCGTTTTCTGAGGACGGGCGCATGCTCCTCTCGGCCGCCGACGATCGAACGGTCAGTGTTTGGACGATCGTCGATCTGGCCGAGAGGAACCTTGGCAAACGAGGCATGATCCGGGGGCTGAGCGTTCAGGAAATTGCGAACAAACTGGTCGTCAAAAGCACGCATCCGGAAATCGATTTGCGACGCGAGGATGAGATCGTCGCAGGAGTCCAGCAAGGTGAGGTCGTTGAATTTGGCTCAAAGAAAGAATTCCATAAATTCATTCGAGATCGAAAACCAGGAGAAACGGTCGAGTTCACAGTCCGGCGCGATGGACAGGTCAAGGCGATGACGTGCCCCGTTGATCAGGCAATCGACGAAGCCAAGCCATTGTTCACATTGTTTGTTATCCCCTCTGAGAATGGACCTGAGTGGGAATGGATCGGTTGGAATCCACTGGGATTCTTTGATTCGCGCGGCGACCGCATCGATCAATGGCTGGGCTGGCACTTCAACACCGGCGAGCCGGAACGACCCGCGACGTTCGCGGTCGTGGGCGAGTACCGTGACAAATTCTTCAATCGTGGAATGCTGCAAAAACTGATCGAACTGCAAAAACTTCCGCCCGCTCAACCGATCGCACCCGACGAACCCAAAGTCACATTCTTTCTGCGTCATCCAGATGGAACGCCACTTCGACTCGACTACGACGACGTCCCGCAACTCGAAACCAATCAAGTTGAAATCGTCGCTGAAGTGAACGGTGTCGCTCCACGGAGAATGCACGAGATCAAATTGCAAGTTGTGGTTGAAAACAATGACCGTTCGAACCAGACCACCATCAACTTCCAGCGTGATCGTGAATCAGAAGATTGGGTCGCCAATCTCACGAACTATCCCTGGACTCGTGGTCCACACAGACTGGTCGTCCAACTCGAAACATCGGAGCGAACGGTCCGATGTATTGGCCGCGCGGACTATCATCCCGCCGCCCCCGAAATCGATTGGAACATTGACCCAACCTGGAAGCGAGATTTCAAGGCGGCGGAAATCACCGTCAATGCCACAGTTACACCAACCGGCGATGAGGCGGACGTTCAACTACTCTTGCTACGACCTGGAATTGAGAATCCGCTTGTCATTCGAAGTTGGAAAGCGCAGTCACAGCTGCAGATTGACGAGAGCGTCACGATTGATCCGGGCGAGAATCGTCTGGAACTTGTCACGTGGAACCGAAACGCACCGCCTGAAGATCGAGAACTTGAGACCACTCGGATTCTCACGTTCGTTCGACGTTCCAATCCACCGACAGCACCAACAATCGAAGTTGACGACAAGATCGTCGCATTGGACGCCACGGGCCAAACAAAAACGCTCACCGCCGATCCCGATGCCCCTGATACGTTTCGAACAGCGTCCCCGCGTGTTCGCTTCCGAGGAAACATCACCGGACAGGCCAGTCTCGATAGCGCCGCTCTCATGCTCGCTGGCGAATTGCAAACTCTCGCAGGATTTGATCCTGGCCAAGATCGGGTCGTCACATTCGACCAAACACTGGCGCTCAAACCGGGCCCCAATTCAGTAATATTGAAGTCGAGTATCGGCGATGCGCAATCCGAAAAGCGGCTGCTCTTCGTCTACGAGCCGCCAGCCCCGCAACTCGTCGAGATGACGGAGTCCGTGAAGGAGATTGATGCTCTCCCACCTGGGCTGGTCCGAATCCCGCATGTTTTCTATTCACGCTATCACGAGCCAATCGCGACAGTGTCGGCACGTCTTGAAGGACTACTCGAACACTCTTACCGCCTGACGCTGCGCATCAACGGCATTGTCCTGAATGACAACCTCCGGATCGATCGAAGCCGACCTGATCAACATCACCTTGAGCTGGCAATCCCGCTTGAGGGAGGGATCAATCAGATCTCGATTCAGGTCCAGAACGACTGGAGTCGTGAAACGGAAAGCAAGCAACTGGAACTCCGCTTTCTCCGCGTTCCTGAAATTGTCTCCGCAGAAGTCCCCGTAAAATTGATCGAGAAGCCGCTGGAACTGAACTGCCTGATTCAGTCCGTCATTCCGCTACGCTCGGCCAGGATTGTCGTCGATGACACCAACGAGATTCCCGGGACACTCTCAGAAGTGGCCGGTCAACCCGGCAACTATCTCCTGCAGGCCCATCGCACCGGTATCGCACATGGCAAACATCTCATTCAAATCACGGCAACCAACGACGAAGGCTCGAACCTCGTCCCATCCCTTCACGAAATGACAGTCGAGCAACCCATTGCACCTCCAAGAATCGAGATTGTCGGCCCGATCTCCAGTACGCCGTCACCGTCCAAGCTGTTCGCTGTTCAATACTCAGTGAAGTCGGTCGCGCCCACGACCGTTAAAACACGATGCCAAGGTGCCGCACAGGGAGAAGTCCGCACATCTTCGATCGACGTGGTTCCCATCGACGGATCGACTGGAATCCTGAACATCGAACTTTTCGATGGCCCCAACGAGATTGAACTGATCGCACACAACAGTGGAGGTTATAGCGAGAAACAAATCGTGACGACGTCTTATGTGACGCATCCGGCCTCGGTCGAGATTGTGAGTATCGACGGACAACGACCGCGATGGCGCGACGGGAAAGGTGTTCTGGATTCGAGTGCCACGAAAGCCCGCATCAAGCTGCAGGGAAAGCTGAAACTCAATAGTCGACCAGACATTGCCCAAAACCTCAAAGCGCGCGTGTGGGTCAATGGATTCCTGCAGACGACCAATGTCATCATGGATTCCGAGGGAGCGACGACGGGGACATTCGCGACCGAACTGACACTCGGACGCCCCAAGAAGAACGAGATCAAAGTTGAAGTCTACGGCGATTCGGGACAGCTCCCTTCACTGTTGGACGCTCCCAAATCGTTGACGCTGGATTGTGACAAGCACGAACGACATCAGGATTTGTACCTGATGCTCCTCGGAACCGGTGACGCCGACGTTCTACGCGAGAGTGCCATGAAGGCGTTGCACGCTCAGACGGATGCAAGGCGATCGGCGGAAGAGACATGGGAATCAGAACTTTTCTCGAATGTTCACGTGTTTAGCGCCCTCAACGTTCGTCCCCTCAAGGCCAACACGCGATTGGATCACCTTGTCAACCGGATGAAAGACAATCGTCGACGCAGTTCCAGCAGCGGGGCGCACACGATTCTCATGATCTACTTTCAAGGACGAATTCACCTGACGGGTGAAGACTTTAAATTCATCACTTACGACAAACAGTCCCCCTCAGAAGAATCGGTCACCGGAAAAGATCTGCAACGGACTCTCAATGACACCTATGGAGCACACTTACTTTTTCTTGATTTGAACCAGAACGATCAAAGCGTCACTCTTCAGGACGTCTGGCCGAAAGCCCCGCAGTTGGGAATTGTCATTTCCAACTGGATGGGCCAGGAACAGCAACCCGGCGAAACACGACTCATCAGCGCCTTAACACATGCGCTTCCACAAATTCGCCTCGTCCGAGAGCTGGCGAGTACGATCGACGATCGCTTCCGCTCGGCCCGCGAACATTTCCCAGGCCGAATCGAAGCGCGAGTAGATCTCTTAAAAGAAGTTCAAGACGTACGAATCGGTGTGGAATAGCACGCACTTGAACTCAATGGTCTGATCCGAAGCAGCCTGATTTCTGCGATGCGCCGATTCCTGAAGAATGCACGGAATCGTTTTTTCGTCCGTTCACCTTTCGCGAAATCGCCTACGATTTAGGTGGTGCGCTGCAGACATTGCCAAGTTCGCCCCCATTTCGCATTTGGCAATCCGCACCACCTGGGACGAATCCCACCATTGATCCGCAAGAGAGAACACCCAGAATGGGATCTGGCAATTCGTCAATGAGCAGAAACGGTGTCGATCGAATCCGGTGAAATTCCAACAACCGCAAATCAGGTTCATGAGTCGATCGACTTCGACGCTGACGGAATACAAAGCACAGTCATCGTTGAGCCGACTCGCGGATCTTGTGTGGATTTATGCCTGTTGCCTGCGGAACTGATTCTGTCGAATCGAACGTGTCCTCGAAAGTAGGCGAAATCACATGCCCGCATCCACGCGAGTCAATTCGTCCCAGCAAGCCGCAACGTATTTCAAACACAGACCTTCGGGCTTCACCCTGATTGAGCTTCTGGTCGTCATTGCGATTATCGCCGTGTTGATCGCCTTGCTGCTGCCCGCCGTCCAACAGGCGCGCGAAGCCGCTCGACGAACCCAGTGCAAGAACAACCTGAAGCAAATTGGACTGGCACTTCACAACTACCATGACCTCACAACGAACACGTTCCCACCGGGATACATTGGTGCGACGCTCGGAGGAAACGGCTATTCGGGATGGGGCTGGATGACCATGATTCTGCCGCAAGTCGACCAGACGAATCTTTACAACCTCTTCAGCCAATCAACAACCAATCCGAACTTCTCATCGGGACTGTTGGGATTGAGCACCGCCCCACCCACGACAGGCACGATCGAGATTCCTCTTCCAGCGTTTCGCTGTCCGACCGACGTTGGCAATCCCACCATGCAGGCGAATTTCGATGGCGCGGTTGGATTTGGAATTTCGACGATGTCCTACGGGCGTTCGAACTATGTCGGTGTCTGCGGGACAGATCCAAACTGGCTCAACTCAACAAGTTCATACTCTCCATCAGTGATCCCCACCGCCTATGCATCCGATGGTTTGGCGTCGTCGTCGTCTCCCATTTCCGGCTTCGCGATCGGTGCGATGAGTTTCTACAACGCACCCGCCTCAATTAATCTGCAAACCACCAATTCGGTCTTCGTCGACGCCTACGGAGGCACATTCGGAAATGGCAGCAAACGAGGTTTGCGCGATATGACCGATGGCTCGAGCAACGTGATCATCGTCGGCGAACGATACAGTCCATCGCCAACCGCCGCGTTGGGATTGCTCGATCTAATCGGCGACGCATCATGGGTCGGCGCCGAAGATTCGACGTTCCATGGCCAGCCGATGGTACTGGGAGAAGCGACGAACCCCATCAACTACAATTTCACCGGGTCATCCCTGCGACCGCAGACAACAGGGTTCGGTAGTCTGCATACCGGTGGCTGTCATTTCCTGATGGGTGACGGAAGTGTCCGTTTTCTGAATCAAAACATGAACGTCAATACGTTTCGGCAGCTTTCCCGTGTGTCCGATGGCGCTGTCGTGGGTGAGATCTAGCAGCCTGTTTCGTCAACGAGGACGGGCTCGGCGCAGATTCAAGAAACCATGGCATGGTGAAGTAACCCTTCACAGGCCGGGGACCGGCTCATTTTCCCGTAGCAAACAGAACGATTGCTCTAGTCGATGCACTGCAGATTGCCATAAACCGGGAATCTGTACCTGTCCCACGCTCTCGGACTCAACTCACCAAGAGCGACCCTCCGTTTGCATTTCGACGTGCACGCCGCAATACAGTGCTCACCTCAATTCCACCTTCAGATTGACGGTTGCTTTTGCCTCGTCGTCATGGCGAAACTATCGTGATCGCGAGGCCTGGAGTTGAACTCCACAACCGACGTGGACCGCGACCGCATGAGCCCCACCTGCAACGTGATCAGCACAAAAACCCGAAAACCTGTTGACACTTTCCAACGCGGCGAACCGAAACGAGAACGGAATTTATGAGTCTTCCGCCGCCGATGCGTCCTGGGCTGCACCTTGCCTTTCTGACATCGGGCCCCAACGCTCCCTCAAGTCGATATCGAGTGTTTCAATACATTCCGCACCTGCGGAAACTGGGATTTCGCTGCACGGTCGCCAACAGCTTCCCTGAAAAATATGACTACTTTCCCTGGCTGGGATGGCGTTTAAGCCGCCAACTGAAGCGAATGGTCCGGCGATATCATCTGCTGCAGCTCAAGTGGTCGAAACCCGATGTAATCATCCTTGAACGCGAACTCTTCGACGAACCCACCTGCGAGTTCGAAGAACAACTGACACGCTTTGCGCACAAGATTGTGCTGGACATCGACGATGCCGTCTTCATGAGGTATCCGGAAAAGTTTGATCGATTGGCTCAACTCTGCGATGGAATCATCGCGGGCAATTCGCGGCTCGTCGAATATTTTCAAACGCGAAATCCTCGCGTCGCATTGATTCCGACATGCGTCGATATGGATCTTTACCCTCAACGATCCCCCTCGTCACCGACAGATCGGACGGTGATCGGATGGATTGGAACCGCGTCCAATCTCCCTCAGCTCTCGCTCGTCCTTCCGGCCTTAAGAGAGGTCTCCAAGCAGACGCCGATCGAGCTTCGGATTATTACGTCGCGGCGAGACCCACTTGATACGATGGACACCGAAGGGATCTCGATTCGCTTCGTACCATGGAACGCACACGACGCCGTGCAGCAGTTGCAGCACTGCGATATCGGAATCATGCCGCTGGAACACGATGATCCCTGGAATCACTATAAGTGCGGCTTGAAACTGATCGAATACATGGCGATTGGCCTTCCCGCAATCGCTTCGCCTGTCGGAGTCAATGCACAGATCGTCACACCAAACGTTGACGGGTATCTGGCGTCAAATACGGCGGAGTGGGTCGACGCCATCCAGAAGCTCGCTCAATCACCTGAACTCCGTGCGAGAATTGGTGACGCAGCTCGAATAACCGTGATGCAACATTACTCGACACAGGCTCAAACGCCACAATTGATCAAGGCGTTACTCGAATTCTCGCAATGATCGATCATGTCTGAGGAAGTCCTAACCCCGGCAGCCCGTTCCGGCAAGCACCGCATCCTCTGCTCGCCATGCCCGCTGGCGAAAACAGGTGCCGCTTGCAGTGGGTTGTAACCTGGATGCGCGAGCATCATGATACACCGCCTCGAATACCTTCCGATGGGCAACATCTGATCCCGAGTGCCACTGAAACACCAATGGACCAACCTCAAAGTCGTGTTGAGCTCGAAGACAAGCCTTGTCCACTGTGCGGGGCGAGCCACTTTGCGAGATACTTGGTCTCGGCCGACAATTCGAAAGCGGTCAGCGGCACGTTCCAGATTGTCCGGTGTCTTGATTGCCGACATCTCTATACGAATCCGCGGCCCACGCCTGAGACGGTTCTCAACTGCTATCCGACCGACTACGGCCCACACCGCGTGCATTCTGAGGCTGAGGCCCCCCAGGAAGCGGCACCGTCAACAGTTGCCGAAAAGCAAACCGAAACGCCGCAAAGCCGCCCCTGGTATCTGTCTCCCGCAGCGAGACGCATTCCTGGATTGCGTGCCCTGTACTATTGGCTCACCAACGACTATTCGAACATCATTCCCACCGGATTGAAGTCGGGGGCCCAGGTCGTGGAACTGGGCTGCGCGAATGGTGCATTTCTACAGAAACTTCAAGCCCGTGGCTGCAACGTGGAAGGAGTCGAACCGGTTGCCTCGGCCGCCGAAGAAGCAAAGCGTCGCGGTTTTCGAGTGCACGCGGGAACGCTCGAATCATTGGTGCTGGACAACAATTCGCGTGATGCGTTTTTTGCCTGGATGGTCGTCGAACACC
This genomic interval from Schlesneria paludicola DSM 18645 contains the following:
- a CDS encoding DUF1559 domain-containing protein; the protein is MPASTRVNSSQQAATYFKHRPSGFTLIELLVVIAIIAVLIALLLPAVQQAREAARRTQCKNNLKQIGLALHNYHDLTTNTFPPGYIGATLGGNGYSGWGWMTMILPQVDQTNLYNLFSQSTTNPNFSSGLLGLSTAPPTTGTIEIPLPAFRCPTDVGNPTMQANFDGAVGFGISTMSYGRSNYVGVCGTDPNWLNSTSSYSPSVIPTAYASDGLASSSSPISGFAIGAMSFYNAPASINLQTTNSVFVDAYGGTFGNGSKRGLRDMTDGSSNVIIVGERYSPSPTAALGLLDLIGDASWVGAEDSTFHGQPMVLGEATNPINYNFTGSSLRPQTTGFGSLHTGGCHFLMGDGSVRFLNQNMNVNTFRQLSRVSDGAVVGEI
- a CDS encoding class I SAM-dependent methyltransferase, with protein sequence MDQPQSRVELEDKPCPLCGASHFARYLVSADNSKAVSGTFQIVRCLDCRHLYTNPRPTPETVLNCYPTDYGPHRVHSEAEAPQEAAPSTVAEKQTETPQSRPWYLSPAARRIPGLRALYYWLTNDYSNIIPTGLKSGAQVVELGCANGAFLQKLQARGCNVEGVEPVASAAEEAKRRGFRVHAGTLESLVLDNNSRDAFFAWMVVEHLLNPKDTLLEIHRALRPDGWLVFSVPNAGCWEPILFSTSWFAYDLPRHLQHFTPRRLTRLLNDCGYDRVTVVHQRNLLNVVSSVGLVLTRWFPNSPLAQKILAWSDRPTLWCQLALAPLAVLLAGLHQGGRLTVIARRPAAE
- a CDS encoding glycosyltransferase family 4 protein encodes the protein MSLPPPMRPGLHLAFLTSGPNAPSSRYRVFQYIPHLRKLGFRCTVANSFPEKYDYFPWLGWRLSRQLKRMVRRYHLLQLKWSKPDVIILERELFDEPTCEFEEQLTRFAHKIVLDIDDAVFMRYPEKFDRLAQLCDGIIAGNSRLVEYFQTRNPRVALIPTCVDMDLYPQRSPSSPTDRTVIGWIGTASNLPQLSLVLPALREVSKQTPIELRIITSRRDPLDTMDTEGISIRFVPWNAHDAVQQLQHCDIGIMPLEHDDPWNHYKCGLKLIEYMAIGLPAIASPVGVNAQIVTPNVDGYLASNTAEWVDAIQKLAQSPELRARIGDAARITVMQHYSTQAQTPQLIKALLEFSQ
- a CDS encoding WD40 repeat domain-containing protein; protein product: MNLPHTVEQACGQCTRRCQRRMALPLVIAFLLSALASFELFADESLLPPAGGAPVLRLETNGPRSHVNALEFSPDGKRLYSVGWDKAVQIWDQNDVGKFQYNPKATLRTPIGPGIHGQLFTLATTEDGRWLATAGVGLVRELAGERESGWIQPAGNLSLESQLDYGLIYVFDTLTGTTKLLRGHRGNVWSLAFAHGRPPAAPSLVSIAEDRTDDLTKFVPTVRLWDVVTSSEITQLKAVPNLEGKAWGPLPNLDGAQPGLTAWTTGPDRNEARVALAWGDNQFRVWDTKSGQVSVIQASKSTWTVLPLDRKRERILTGGNSQLGVWQLANTPAGHLAALSSTQFQDSQIESLRGQRMDGNVSAAALIPSTNTQPARAAFVVTRFDTIPYSYRLLIATTDSPIQAIREIELPWTGIRRPSIAVSRDGRSLALAGHERAEIEVYATEDLIGGKPLNPQRLGSEALRFQDAQFVRCDDRWGLRLSQSRRGDAESPNTNPMIFDINHRDIQSPNAQWRVANVTKSGWSVVDYRTPGKVIVNRPDDSKNLELSLDDQFALTAIAFCPKPFGCPVPLLAIASQRQGESRLQLFNGATGEHVRQFTGHTEVIRSLSFSEDGRMLLSAADDRTVSVWTIVDLAERNLGKRGMIRGLSVQEIANKLVVKSTHPEIDLRREDEIVAGVQQGEVVEFGSKKEFHKFIRDRKPGETVEFTVRRDGQVKAMTCPVDQAIDEAKPLFTLFVIPSENGPEWEWIGWNPLGFFDSRGDRIDQWLGWHFNTGEPERPATFAVVGEYRDKFFNRGMLQKLIELQKLPPAQPIAPDEPKVTFFLRHPDGTPLRLDYDDVPQLETNQVEIVAEVNGVAPRRMHEIKLQVVVENNDRSNQTTINFQRDRESEDWVANLTNYPWTRGPHRLVVQLETSERTVRCIGRADYHPAAPEIDWNIDPTWKRDFKAAEITVNATVTPTGDEADVQLLLLRPGIENPLVIRSWKAQSQLQIDESVTIDPGENRLELVTWNRNAPPEDRELETTRILTFVRRSNPPTAPTIEVDDKIVALDATGQTKTLTADPDAPDTFRTASPRVRFRGNITGQASLDSAALMLAGELQTLAGFDPGQDRVVTFDQTLALKPGPNSVILKSSIGDAQSEKRLLFVYEPPAPQLVEMTESVKEIDALPPGLVRIPHVFYSRYHEPIATVSARLEGLLEHSYRLTLRINGIVLNDNLRIDRSRPDQHHLELAIPLEGGINQISIQVQNDWSRETESKQLELRFLRVPEIVSAEVPVKLIEKPLELNCLIQSVIPLRSARIVVDDTNEIPGTLSEVAGQPGNYLLQAHRTGIAHGKHLIQITATNDEGSNLVPSLHEMTVEQPIAPPRIEIVGPISSTPSPSKLFAVQYSVKSVAPTTVKTRCQGAAQGEVRTSSIDVVPIDGSTGILNIELFDGPNEIELIAHNSGGYSEKQIVTTSYVTHPASVEIVSIDGQRPRWRDGKGVLDSSATKARIKLQGKLKLNSRPDIAQNLKARVWVNGFLQTTNVIMDSEGATTGTFATELTLGRPKKNEIKVEVYGDSGQLPSLLDAPKSLTLDCDKHERHQDLYLMLLGTGDADVLRESAMKALHAQTDARRSAEETWESELFSNVHVFSALNVRPLKANTRLDHLVNRMKDNRRRSSSSGAHTILMIYFQGRIHLTGEDFKFITYDKQSPSEESVTGKDLQRTLNDTYGAHLLFLDLNQNDQSVTLQDVWPKAPQLGIVISNWMGQEQQPGETRLISALTHALPQIRLVRELASTIDDRFRSAREHFPGRIEARVDLLKEVQDVRIGVE